One Aquarana catesbeiana isolate 2022-GZ linkage group LG06, ASM4218655v1, whole genome shotgun sequence genomic region harbors:
- the LOC141147635 gene encoding E3 ubiquitin/ISG15 ligase TRIM25-like, whose amino-acid sequence MASADLRDELKCSTCLDLYKEPISLKCGHNFCRDCLVTVLDTKEGSEDYSCPECKEQYTEHPLLEINGKLCNTMDQFRSAHQEKKEVSCTYCDPPVPASKTCLHCEASYCEKHLSSHSKAVHHLLIEPMASFEDRKCPTHQEILKYYCTEDNACICMSCWVAGEHRGHRVEVLDKASEKKFSDAMEKLNLEKQGTEVKIQKLENYRTVVKGQAADFTKGIGELFIDIRKHLDDVEKRVLTEVSRQEEQISKSVSDLIRQLEIQKDNLSKKINENLDLHKSKDPLTLLKKELICDNIIHDDLVSDLHINGCFDNVLILQTLHRGLLDFADSMMEMKKKRRFFEMKKSNILLDIKTASNYIIISKDLQSASGSNEPESRPDAKERFTCQQVLSTRSFSSGRHYWEVDVSAAKEWLIGVTSHSMERKTEGAESYIGYNDKSWGLTQRTGLIATHKNSVIRLDSNSPIKTVGIYLDYNGRRLSFYELCNPIRLLHTFTNTFKEPLYAAFHVFSNTSIRVIN is encoded by the coding sequence ATGGCATCTGCTGACCTGAGAGATGAGCTGAAGTGCTCCACCTGCCTGGACCTCTATAAGGAGCCCATATCGctgaaatgtggacacaacttctgccgggattGTTTAGTGACGGTGCTGGATACCAAAGAGGGATCTGAAGATTATTCCTGTCCCGAGTGCAAGGAGCAGTATACAGAGCACCCTCTGCTGGAGATCAACGGAAAGCTTTGTAACACCATGGACCAATTCAGATCTGCTCACCAGGAGAAAAAAGAGGTCTCTTGCACGTACTGTGATCCCCCTGTACCAGCTTCTAAAACATGTCTACACTGTGAGGCCTCATATTGCGAAAAGCACTTAAGCAGCCACAGCAAGGCAGTGCATCACCTTTTAATTGAACCTATGGCTTCATTTGAAGACAGAAAATGCCCCACACACCAAGAAATTCTAaaatattactgcactgaggacaaTGCCTGTATCTGTATGTCCTGCTGGGTGGCTGGAGAACATAGAGGACACCGGGTGGAAGTACTGGATAAGGCCTCTGAGAAGAAATTTAGCGATGCTATGGAGAAACTGAATCTTGAGAAACAGGGGACTGAGGTTAAAATCCAAAAACTGGAAAATTACAGGACAGTAGTGAAAGGACAAGCAGCTGATTTCACAAAGGGCATTGGAGAACTGTTTATAGACATCAGGAAACATCTGGATGATGTAGAGAAGAGGGTCCTGACTGAGGTCTCCAGACAGGAGGAGCAGATCTCCAAGTCGGTCTCTGATCTGATCCGTCAGTTGGAGATACAAAAGGATAATCTGTCCAAGAAGATAAATGAAAATTTGGACTTACATAAAAGCAAAGATCCATTAACTCTTTTAAAGAAAGAACTTATCTGTGATAACATCATTCATGATGACCTAGTCAGTGATCTACACATTAATGGATGTTTCGATAATGTTTTGATTTTACAGACACTACATAGAGGACTCCTCGACTTTGCTGACAGTATGatggaaatgaagaaaaaaagacgCTTCTTTGAGATGAAGAAATCAAATATCTTACTGGATATAAAAACAGCCagtaattatattattatatcaaAAGATCTTCAATCAGCTTCTGGCAGCAATGAACCAGAGAGCAGACCAGATGCCAAGGAGAGGTTTACATGCCAACAGGTATTAAGCACACGCAGCTTCTCATCTGGGAGACACTATTGGGAGGTGGATGTGAGTGCAGCGAAAGAATGGCTCATTGGAGTGACCAGTCACAGCAtggagaggaagacagagggagCTGAATCTTACATAGGTTATAATGACAAATCTTGGGGTCTGACTCAAAGAACTGGTCTTATTGCCACGCACAAGAACTCTGTAATAAGACTAGACTCCAACTCTCCTATAAAGACAGTTGGGATCTACTTGGATTACAATGGAAGGCGTCTATCCTTCTATGAGCTGTGTAACCCCATCAGACTCCTCCACACCTTCACCAACACCTTCAAGGAACCCCTCTATGCTGCTTTCCATGTGTTTTCAAACACCTCCATCAGAGTTATAAATTAA